The following nucleotide sequence is from Acetivibrio cellulolyticus CD2.
GTTGAGATATTAAAAAGATTCAAGGAAGAAAATCCTTTAGACAGAATTCGACCTATAGCTTCAACAAAGGATATCATTGATGCTCAAAACAGCTATTCAAAAGTGCATGTCAGCGATGACGTTTTAAAATACATCGTGAATATTGTTGAAAAGACCAGAAACCATAAAGAAGTTATCATAGGTGTAAGTCCTCGTGGAAGCCAGGCTTTACTAAAAGCAGTGCAGGTACATGCCATATTAAAAGACCGAAGCTATGTAACTCCAGATGATATAAAGGCGCTTGCAAAACCTGTATTATGCCATCGTCTGGTGTTAAAAGGTACAATGCTCTCAAAAGAAAATGCAGAAAAAATCATCGACCAGATTTTATGCGAAGTAGCTGTTCCAACTGAAGAAAATTTATAAAAAGGGTGAACCTATATGTTGGGAGTACATTGGTTTATTATAGCAACAGTTATTGTGCTGTATATTCAGCGTTTAGTTTATACCAGACTTGGCCTCAGAGATATTGAATATGAGAGATATTTTTCCACAAATACGGCCTTTGTTGGAGAAGAAATACACATGGTTGAATGTATCTCAAACAAAAAACTTCTTCCTCTGCCATGGCTGCGCCTTGAATCAAGAATTGATCCGAGTCTTAAGTTTCAAAGCCAAGGGGACCTTGATATTAAATATGGAGCATACCACAAAAGCTTTTTCAGCCTGAGTCCCTACAAAAAAATAACCCGTCGGCACAAAGTAAAATGTTTAAAAAGGGGTTTTTATTCCTTAAATTCTGCCGTAATTACTTGCGGAGATGCATTAGGCCTGAATGAAACCTGCAAGAACATAGATCTGTCCTCAAATCTTCTTGTATATCCTGATGCAATAAATGTAGATGAAATTCCATTTCCTGTACGTAGCTGGATTGGTGAGATAATTGTGAGGCGTTGGATTTTGGAGGACCCTTTTATGATCCTTGGTATAAGGGAGTATAATTACGGAGACCCTTTAAATCATATCAACTGGAAGGCCACTGCACGTTCCGGTGATATAAAAGTCCACAATTTAGACCACACTTCTTCCCCAAGCCTTATGATCTATCTAAACGTAGAAGATAGTTATAATACTAATGGTTACGTTGCAAAACCTGATATTATTGAAAAAGGAATCATATACGCCGCATCTATTGTTAATTATGCCCTGTCAAACGGAGTTGAAACCGGCTTTGCTTCAAACGGATCCACTATTGACCAACCCAAGCAGATAATACGAATATTGCCCGGAGCAGGTGCCGCCCAGTTAGCAATATTACTTGAGGCCATGGCAAAGATAGTTATTGCACAAACTACCGCATTCAGCACTTTGATAGAAGAAGATATTGATATGGGTACAAAAAACAGAGATTTCCTGTTTATTACCTGTTACGAGGATGAAGATATGGAAAAACAGATTGATAAACTTAGAGGTATGGGAAATTCTGTTGAGATTCTTAAGCTCGATGCTGAAGATGGCTTAGTTGGGAGTGATGACATTTATGAAAAACATGTTTCATGAAATACTCACAAAATGGTTTAATTGTATTATACAAATGGTATTTTTCTTTCCTATTGTTCTAGCAACGGGAATATTATTATTCCCTGCCACTTCCATATGGCTATGGATAGGCAGTCTTGCTATCTTTACTCTTATAGGAATCTTCGAAGGATACTTATTGGAAAACGACAAAAAGCTCTTATGCATACTAATTAACTTATCGGCTTCTGCTTTTCTATCATATGCTTTTTTAGGAATAAGTCCTAAGGTAATTCTGTCTTCTGCAATTTACATTATCATCTTATACCTTGGAATACAATCTACCAAGGCTCCAGTAGTTGAATCTTTACCCCACACAGCTTCCCAGGGCTGGCTTGCAATATATTTAATTTCATATTTCATATTTATAATGGTTGGCGTACTTAAGCCATATACACCCATTATTACCTTGATGGCAGTCATCAGTACAGTAGTTTATCTGTTTCAATCAAATGAACTAAAACTTAAGTCCATGACTAATTCAACTAACAAAAAATTGATACCTGCATCTATTGTTAAGCATAATCGACTTACAATTGTTTTCACTTTTTTATCGATTTTTATTATTTCAAATGTTCCTGTAATAAAGAATGTAATCCTGGCAATTTGGTATATGCTGTCAAAGACACTGACAATGATAATTGATTGGTTAACCCGCCTGGGTAATATAAGATTTTCAAAAACAGACTATTCTGATGATGCGCTTTCCCATAGCACTGGAAGTTTTAACCCATCAATACTCAAAGTAGTTTTAGTAGTTTTTGCAGTCCTTGCCTTTATTGTAATTTGTAAGATTATATATGAAGTAACGAAAGATCTCCGTAATTCCTTATTTCAAGGACGCAACATTAAGGAAACTGATTTTGGTTATGAAGATGAAGAGGTAAGTTTAATCAATTTAGACAATCTTAAGAAAGGCTACAACAAAAAAGTCAGAACCCGACTTTCAAACCTATATCATAACGAGCCAAAATGGAAGGATCTAAAAAGCAACAAGGAGCGAATCCGCTATATATACAAGCATATACTACTTAATAGCATATCAGCCGGCTATTTATTTAAAGCCCATTTAACACCTTCAGAAACAGTAAAGGATCTGGATGATTGGAAACAGCAAAAACTCTTTGAGAAAAGCAGACTTGCATTGTTATATAATGTGGTGCGGTATGGAGATGGCGACGTCGAAGATGCGGATGTTGAAAAAGTTAGGGAATCCTTTGCTGATAATAAAATGCTGAAGTGAAGGAAGGCATTAAAATCCGGGTTAGTAAAAAGTAAATTTAACGATAATTTGTAACACACCTGCTAGCACGAAATCAATTGTGATAGCAGGTGTGTTTTTAGGTGTGTTTTTAGGTGTGTTTTTAGATTTGTTCCAAGGTTCTGGGTATATTAGACAGCATGTTCTTGGCAGGTTTGTCAATTCCGTGCTGATGGCTGATATATTAAAATTATTTTTGTGGAAAATCGTACTCATAAGCCCCTTTTGTATAAAGGTTGTTTTTAAATGAGGTATTTTTAAAATATACATCATCTACATATAACTTTAAGAACTTAAATTGGTTGTTATCTATAACAGTATCACTAACAATAATTGTCCTCCTTAAATAATTTTCATCTGTAGAATTAACTTCAATAAAGGTGAAACCAAATTCTGCAACGTTATTACTTATATCACAACAAGAAAATATTATATATTCTCCAACAGAAACACTAACCAAAGTATCACTATTATTATTTCTTAATTTGGATTCCTTGAATAAAACATAATTTGAATTCATAATTGAAACTGGGAAATAAATGCAATCCTCTATAAGCGAATTTTCAAAAACAAAATTATCCACAAAAATAAGTGATAATCCTCTATATCCTCCAACTAAAGCTGAATTATTTATATAAATATCTTTGCAAAAATAAAATGAGAATACTTCTGGACCATAATGTACGTCATAATCCAGTTCCTGTTCTGCATTTATTCCATCGATTACTATGTTTTTTGAGGTTTCAAACCTTAGTGCATACTTAATACCAGGGCTTTTTAAATATGTTTGTTTATCTGATTCGGATCTTATTATGAGATTCTCAAGGTTTCTAAAAATCAAATCATTTCCCTCAACGCTTACATAATCACTATTTTCACCTTCATATAAATACCCGTATTCCCCCTTAGTCAATGCTTCTGCTAAGTTGTATGTTTTCCCTGCCTTCAAAACTATTTCACGATTTGGCTTAATTGCATTAAGTAAATCTTTCGGGTTATCAACAGTTACAACATCCATTTTATCCTTTTGAACGAATTTTTCGTATTGGTTGCTTCCGTATGTTTCCATTATATTTTTTGCTTGGATATCTAATTCTTTTGTTGTTTCCTTATCAAATTCAAATACTGGAGTGTCTTCTCTTTTTACATTTACAAATTCAAGAGGATTTAGGCTAAATACAGATTTTACAAAACCCTTTTTTGTAATAAAATTACCATTTCCGATTTGTCCGCTGCCATTATTGCCAATGCCTAAAAGAGAACCATCATTTTTAAGTGCCAAAAAATATCCGTCACCTGATGTGATTTCCATAACATCACTTAGCTCGTGTAATTTAGGAACTGTACTCCTTCCATCATAAACTAAACCCCATAAATAAACACTTCCATTCTCATTTTGAACTATAGAATTTCCTCCTATAGCTGAAATTGCAACAGCTTTGCTTATTTCTTTAACTTGCACAGGTAAAGTCAAGTCCTCATTTTGTTGTCCTGAATAAACTTCTTTATCATAAAGTGCATTCCATATCCATACAGACCCATCATTTTTTAAAGCTAATACATGTTTGGACCCTGCTGAAATATCAATAATATCTTTAATATCTGCTTTTCTTTCCAACATATCAAAATAATCATCCATCCAGTGCCAAACTGTTCCGTCCCTTTTAAGTGCATAATAGAAATCATCACCACATGAAATATCTACTACATCACTTAATCCTTGAACTTTAACAGGCTCTAACCTTTTTTTTATTTTAGTTGTTTCCATATTATCGTACCAACTATTCCCCCATATCCATACAGTTCCATCCGTCTTCAATGCAAGATGATATCCACCATTACCTGCAGAAATTTCCTTTATATCTTTCAGGCCTTGAATTTGAACCGGGATTTGATTAAACTCGCCTTGCTTTAATCCCATGTTGATCCTGCCCCATTCCCAAACAGTTCCATCATCAGTTAATGCCAACGTGTAATCGTATCCTGCAGACACTTTAACAACCCTTTCTAAATTTGGAACCTTTTCCGGTATCGATATACTTTTTTTTCCGTAATTCCCCCATACCCAAACCGTTCCATCTTCCTTTATTGCGGCTGTATGAGAAATTCCTCCCGATATATGAGTAGTAACATTATCTGAATACATATAAATCAAATCGTCAACAAGTTCCTTATCTGCAAACTTATCGAAATTATTAAGACTATCACTTATAATAATAAGATTCCTGTCATAAAATATGTTCTTCTTTAAAACATCCTCTACCAGTTTCCTAAGGGGCAAATAAGTCCTTCCTTCAATGATTTCAGCAGGTACATCAAGTTCTATCTCCTTATCATTTATCAGCATTATTTTATTCCCTGGGTTTAACTTTGCAGTACTTTCATTATAAGTGATTGTAACAGTTGCTGTAGCTGCGTCCCAGGCAACATTAGCATTTAAGCTTTCTGATATAAATCTTACCGGAACAAGAGTCCTCCCATTTTTGACAATAGGAACAACTTTAGAATTAGCCGAATCGATTTCTGTTTTTGTAGCATTAACATATGAATCTGAACTTCCTATGTAGAGAATTACACACTTTTGTGCTTTTACCTGACCAACTTCATTAATAGCCCTGACACTAGTTGGAAGTATTGCTAATCCTGCCGCAATTCCCAATACCATCGTCCATAAAAACAAACATTTTAATTTCCACATTTTTATGTTCTCCCCTTTTTAATATTATCTTTTCGTGTTGAAAATATAAAGCAAAATACGAATTCTGTACAATTTAGTGCACGTTTCTTCATCTAATATTTCAGATGGAACGCCAAGTTATATTTCAATACAAGTTACTATAGTATATAATTATAATTCAAATTGAGAAAGTTCACAATCCAATGATTCCCCTAAGCTGCACAGGAATCAATGGATAGAAATTTTCTAATTCCATCCTGACTTAACTGTATGATGGAATTAGAAAATAATCCTGAAAAGCTTACTTCTTACCTGACTAAACTTAAGTTTTATAAACTGCATAATTGACTAAATTCCACAATAAGTTTATAATTTTTTATAAAAGAGTTAATATTTACAATACTTAATACAATTCTCTATCCTACATCTATCTAATATTTTTTCTGCAATGATTTTCAATATATTTGATTTAGTAACTAAATGCTACTAATAAAATCTTTTATTTAATGGGGAGGTTTGATTTTATGAAAAAATTTTTATGTATGCTTTTGGTAATTACAATGCTCATCACACTGTTTTCCACAGTAGTATCTGCAGCTTCAAGTACTGAAACCGATACAAACATGCAGGTAATTTTAGGTTCTTCTGACGCAAAGTACAAAGATCAGGTAAATATACCAATAACTTTTAAAGGAAGTCCTGAAAGAATTTCAACTCTTAAGATGACAATCACTTATGATCCAACTCAGTTGGAATATGTATCCGTTTCACCCGGGGAAATTATTCCGTCCCCTGTTTCGAGTTTTGGAACACAATTAAAGTCTCCTGGAGAAATTGAATTATTTTTTATGAACTATACATGCTGCACTGACTATGACATACGTGCGGAAGGAATGTTTGCAAACCTTACTTTTAATGTAGTATCTTCTTCCAACGTAACTGCTGCTGTAAATGCGAAAGACGTCCTCATTGCAGATGGATGCATCAATCCTGTGCCTACAACAATCTATCCCGGCAGTGTTAATGTTTTTGCTGAGCCTGAATACAACACAAATATTTCAGGGGACATAGTTTTAAATTTTAATGACGATTGGCAGCCCATGCTTAAATTAAGCCTTCAGCACATGTTAGTGCCACCGGATATACTTTACCTTCAGGTATATGCTGTTGTACATATAACCGGAAATACAGATGCAGAAAGTCTTAGCATTGAGAGTGGTAATTTCCCTTCGTTAACCGATGAAATAGAAATTGACAGCAATGGCAATTTCGATAAAGAAGTTGAAGTAATTTTGTCCGATTTTAACTCTAGGGAATCTGATACAATAAACTTCAGTGCCTACGTCAACGCTCGAAAAGGAGATAAAACTGTAAGGGTTAAAATTGGAAAAGGTGAATTAAAAACTGATTTTCTTATAAATGCTAAAGATGCTTTGGATCAAGATAATGATGGTATTATATCCTCCATAGATTTTGCTTTGTTCAGAAAAAACTATTATGATTCTTTCAAGGCTGAATACGATAAGATGGACGAACAGGAAAAC
It contains:
- a CDS encoding DUF58 domain-containing protein; the encoded protein is MLGVHWFIIATVIVLYIQRLVYTRLGLRDIEYERYFSTNTAFVGEEIHMVECISNKKLLPLPWLRLESRIDPSLKFQSQGDLDIKYGAYHKSFFSLSPYKKITRRHKVKCLKRGFYSLNSAVITCGDALGLNETCKNIDLSSNLLVYPDAINVDEIPFPVRSWIGEIIVRRWILEDPFMILGIREYNYGDPLNHINWKATARSGDIKVHNLDHTSSPSLMIYLNVEDSYNTNGYVAKPDIIEKGIIYAASIVNYALSNGVETGFASNGSTIDQPKQIIRILPGAGAAQLAILLEAMAKIVIAQTTAFSTLIEEDIDMGTKNRDFLFITCYEDEDMEKQIDKLRGMGNSVEILKLDAEDGLVGSDDIYEKHVS
- a CDS encoding stalk domain-containing protein — translated: MWKLKCLFLWTMVLGIAAGLAILPTSVRAINEVGQVKAQKCVILYIGSSDSYVNATKTEIDSANSKVVPIVKNGRTLVPVRFISESLNANVAWDAATATVTITYNESTAKLNPGNKIMLINDKEIELDVPAEIIEGRTYLPLRKLVEDVLKKNIFYDRNLIIISDSLNNFDKFADKELVDDLIYMYSDNVTTHISGGISHTAAIKEDGTVWVWGNYGKKSISIPEKVPNLERVVKVSAGYDYTLALTDDGTVWEWGRINMGLKQGEFNQIPVQIQGLKDIKEISAGNGGYHLALKTDGTVWIWGNSWYDNMETTKIKKRLEPVKVQGLSDVVDISCGDDFYYALKRDGTVWHWMDDYFDMLERKADIKDIIDISAGSKHVLALKNDGSVWIWNALYDKEVYSGQQNEDLTLPVQVKEISKAVAISAIGGNSIVQNENGSVYLWGLVYDGRSTVPKLHELSDVMEITSGDGYFLALKNDGSLLGIGNNGSGQIGNGNFITKKGFVKSVFSLNPLEFVNVKREDTPVFEFDKETTKELDIQAKNIMETYGSNQYEKFVQKDKMDVVTVDNPKDLLNAIKPNREIVLKAGKTYNLAEALTKGEYGYLYEGENSDYVSVEGNDLIFRNLENLIIRSESDKQTYLKSPGIKYALRFETSKNIVIDGINAEQELDYDVHYGPEVFSFYFCKDIYINNSALVGGYRGLSLIFVDNFVFENSLIEDCIYFPVSIMNSNYVLFKESKLRNNNSDTLVSVSVGEYIIFSCCDISNNVAEFGFTFIEVNSTDENYLRRTIIVSDTVIDNNQFKFLKLYVDDVYFKNTSFKNNLYTKGAYEYDFPQK
- a CDS encoding cohesin domain-containing protein, whose protein sequence is MKKFLCMLLVITMLITLFSTVVSAASSTETDTNMQVILGSSDAKYKDQVNIPITFKGSPERISTLKMTITYDPTQLEYVSVSPGEIIPSPVSSFGTQLKSPGEIELFFMNYTCCTDYDIRAEGMFANLTFNVVSSSNVTAAVNAKDVLIADGCINPVPTTIYPGSVNVFAEPEYNTNISGDIVLNFNDDWQPMLKLSLQHMLVPPDILYLQVYAVVHITGNTDAESLSIESGNFPSLTDEIEIDSNGNFDKEVEVILSDFNSRESDTINFSAYVNARKGDKTVRVKIGKGELKTDFLINAKDALDQDNDGIISSIDFALFRKNYYDSFKAEYDKMDEQENINAYIYNEWYMTDFVTENDGISVKAQTHLRAKTDATNITLEITNNGNTSKCEYLPYTPGEFDRIEEFTGVVPLTQSSDIVARSSIKAYKGNRELELCSNLRGRESGNALIGDLDGNKSVNSIDFMILKKYLVGQINRLPVESGFFSADLNDDKQIDSIDFAYLRQYLLGIIANFPKYSVNISSIELDELLAKPEQININGVMYSIDTYLGRDFMPICPPNGQPLTGIVDLIGDEKIELPETVDLDRVWIINGNKVWESKFSNEDKSIFEQGTKKKERIIIGGPKWGPDINVDVVVRIIDKSNNEVYFLRASNQPIYKSE